In Haliotis asinina isolate JCU_RB_2024 chromosome 16, JCU_Hal_asi_v2, whole genome shotgun sequence, the following are encoded in one genomic region:
- the LOC137268672 gene encoding uncharacterized protein isoform X1: protein METALPPDMDKNDFHADQETEEIEENFLLGRIAGREIDGRGVVIRVTEVAPTNSSIYDDDEGRWKVPLSHFTSKKQGAENKHHNKRIRSYYKAQDRLIESFEELQLDIDDAMIDTSYVKVLQKKSLFYARLTFIVNCILLIAKAVASSLSGSIAIISSLVDSIVDLASGIILWWATKAVKKRDPYIYPQGRTKLEPVAIIILSVLMAAASLQLVRESIQKIISIASGTAGLPVVDIPVFAIAGGTIGVKFVLWLLCRRIPSPSVQALALDHRNDVCSNFVAIACGYVGSSELNQLTGISDLSYVDPAGAILISLYIVYNWWKTGAEQIRLLTGYTAQPEFLSKLTWICMNHHKKILHIDTVRAFHFGNNFLVEVDIVLPEAMSMKEAHDIGEPLQLKLESLPEVERAFVHLDYEYTHNPKSEHKIV, encoded by the exons ATGGAGACAGCACTGCCCCCCGACATGGACAAGAACGACTTTCATGCTGATCAG GAAACGGAAGAAATTGAAGAAAACTTCCTTCTGGGAAGGATTGCGGGAAGAGAAATAGACGGTCGGGGCGTTGTCATCCGGGTAACTGAGGTAGCGCCCACCAACAGCAGCATTTATGACG ATGATGAAGGAAGATGGAAAGTACCCCTTTCTCATTTCACCTCCAAAAAACAAGGTGCCGAAAACAAGCACCACAACAAGCGTATCAG GTCCTACTACAAGGCGCAGGACCGACTGATCGAGTCGTTCGAGGAGCTTCAACTGGACATTGATGATGCTATGATTGACACCAGCTATGTCAAGGTGCTCCAGAAGAAGTCACTGTTTTATGCGCGACTGACGTTCATTGTCAACTGT ATACTGCTGATAGCAAAGGCGGTGGCCAGCTCCCTTTCTGGCTCAATCGCCATCATTTCCAGTCTGGTGGACAGCATCGTTGATCTTGCATCAGGCATCATTCTGTGGTGGGCCACCAAGGCTGTGAAGAAGAGGGATCCGTACATATACCCACAGG GTCGTACGAAGCTTGAGCCTGTTGCCATCATAATCCTCTCGGTGTTAATGGCAGCTGCTTCCCTACAGCTGGTACGAGAGTCCATACAGAAGATCATCTCTATTGCCTCTGGGACCGCTGGACTTCCTGTAGTTGATATTCCTGTCTTTGCCATTGCTGGAGGAACTATTG GTGTTAAGTTTGTGCTGTGGTTGTTGTGTCGTCGTATCCCTTCACCATCAGTGCAGGCTCTGGCACTTGATCATCGGAACGACGTCTGCTCCAACTTTGTGGCCATAGCATGTGGCTACGTTG GATCAAGTGAGTTGAACCAACTGACTGGTATCTCTGACCTGAGTTATGTGGATCCAGCCGGCGCCATCCTGATCAGCTTGTACATTGTGTATAACTGGTGGAAGACTGGGGCAG AGCAAATCCGACTTCTGACAGGCTACACAGCTCAGCCAGAGTTTCTTAGCAAGTTGACATGGATCTGCATGAACCACCATAAAAAAATCTTGCACATTGACACA gtGAGGGCATTCCATTTCGGGAACAATTTCTTGGTTGAGGTTGACATTGTGCTTCCAGAAGCAATGTCAATGAAAGAGGCTCATGACATTGGTGAGCCGCTCCAGTTGAAGTTGGAGTCATTGCCTGAAGTGGAGAGAGCATTTGTACACTTGGATTATGAATATACACACAACCCGAAATCTGAGCACAAGATCGTTTGA
- the LOC137268672 gene encoding uncharacterized protein isoform X2 produces MELTDAGDTAETEEIEENFLLGRIAGREIDGRGVVIRVTEVAPTNSSIYDDDEGRWKVPLSHFTSKKQGAENKHHNKRIRSYYKAQDRLIESFEELQLDIDDAMIDTSYVKVLQKKSLFYARLTFIVNCILLIAKAVASSLSGSIAIISSLVDSIVDLASGIILWWATKAVKKRDPYIYPQGRTKLEPVAIIILSVLMAAASLQLVRESIQKIISIASGTAGLPVVDIPVFAIAGGTIGVKFVLWLLCRRIPSPSVQALALDHRNDVCSNFVAIACGYVGSSELNQLTGISDLSYVDPAGAILISLYIVYNWWKTGAEQIRLLTGYTAQPEFLSKLTWICMNHHKKILHIDTVRAFHFGNNFLVEVDIVLPEAMSMKEAHDIGEPLQLKLESLPEVERAFVHLDYEYTHNPKSEHKIV; encoded by the exons ATGGAGTTGACGGACGCAGGTGACACAGCA GAAACGGAAGAAATTGAAGAAAACTTCCTTCTGGGAAGGATTGCGGGAAGAGAAATAGACGGTCGGGGCGTTGTCATCCGGGTAACTGAGGTAGCGCCCACCAACAGCAGCATTTATGACG ATGATGAAGGAAGATGGAAAGTACCCCTTTCTCATTTCACCTCCAAAAAACAAGGTGCCGAAAACAAGCACCACAACAAGCGTATCAG GTCCTACTACAAGGCGCAGGACCGACTGATCGAGTCGTTCGAGGAGCTTCAACTGGACATTGATGATGCTATGATTGACACCAGCTATGTCAAGGTGCTCCAGAAGAAGTCACTGTTTTATGCGCGACTGACGTTCATTGTCAACTGT ATACTGCTGATAGCAAAGGCGGTGGCCAGCTCCCTTTCTGGCTCAATCGCCATCATTTCCAGTCTGGTGGACAGCATCGTTGATCTTGCATCAGGCATCATTCTGTGGTGGGCCACCAAGGCTGTGAAGAAGAGGGATCCGTACATATACCCACAGG GTCGTACGAAGCTTGAGCCTGTTGCCATCATAATCCTCTCGGTGTTAATGGCAGCTGCTTCCCTACAGCTGGTACGAGAGTCCATACAGAAGATCATCTCTATTGCCTCTGGGACCGCTGGACTTCCTGTAGTTGATATTCCTGTCTTTGCCATTGCTGGAGGAACTATTG GTGTTAAGTTTGTGCTGTGGTTGTTGTGTCGTCGTATCCCTTCACCATCAGTGCAGGCTCTGGCACTTGATCATCGGAACGACGTCTGCTCCAACTTTGTGGCCATAGCATGTGGCTACGTTG GATCAAGTGAGTTGAACCAACTGACTGGTATCTCTGACCTGAGTTATGTGGATCCAGCCGGCGCCATCCTGATCAGCTTGTACATTGTGTATAACTGGTGGAAGACTGGGGCAG AGCAAATCCGACTTCTGACAGGCTACACAGCTCAGCCAGAGTTTCTTAGCAAGTTGACATGGATCTGCATGAACCACCATAAAAAAATCTTGCACATTGACACA gtGAGGGCATTCCATTTCGGGAACAATTTCTTGGTTGAGGTTGACATTGTGCTTCCAGAAGCAATGTCAATGAAAGAGGCTCATGACATTGGTGAGCCGCTCCAGTTGAAGTTGGAGTCATTGCCTGAAGTGGAGAGAGCATTTGTACACTTGGATTATGAATATACACACAACCCGAAATCTGAGCACAAGATCGTTTGA
- the LOC137268672 gene encoding uncharacterized protein isoform X3: protein MEPLLLKNQHWGDTGDNASQGSDDEGRWKVPLSHFTSKKQGAENKHHNKRIRSYYKAQDRLIESFEELQLDIDDAMIDTSYVKVLQKKSLFYARLTFIVNCILLIAKAVASSLSGSIAIISSLVDSIVDLASGIILWWATKAVKKRDPYIYPQGRTKLEPVAIIILSVLMAAASLQLVRESIQKIISIASGTAGLPVVDIPVFAIAGGTIGVKFVLWLLCRRIPSPSVQALALDHRNDVCSNFVAIACGYVGSSELNQLTGISDLSYVDPAGAILISLYIVYNWWKTGAEQIRLLTGYTAQPEFLSKLTWICMNHHKKILHIDTVRAFHFGNNFLVEVDIVLPEAMSMKEAHDIGEPLQLKLESLPEVERAFVHLDYEYTHNPKSEHKIV from the exons ATGGAACCATTACTGCTAAAGAATCAGCATTGGGGCGACACGGGGGACAATGCATCTCAAGGATCAG ATGATGAAGGAAGATGGAAAGTACCCCTTTCTCATTTCACCTCCAAAAAACAAGGTGCCGAAAACAAGCACCACAACAAGCGTATCAG GTCCTACTACAAGGCGCAGGACCGACTGATCGAGTCGTTCGAGGAGCTTCAACTGGACATTGATGATGCTATGATTGACACCAGCTATGTCAAGGTGCTCCAGAAGAAGTCACTGTTTTATGCGCGACTGACGTTCATTGTCAACTGT ATACTGCTGATAGCAAAGGCGGTGGCCAGCTCCCTTTCTGGCTCAATCGCCATCATTTCCAGTCTGGTGGACAGCATCGTTGATCTTGCATCAGGCATCATTCTGTGGTGGGCCACCAAGGCTGTGAAGAAGAGGGATCCGTACATATACCCACAGG GTCGTACGAAGCTTGAGCCTGTTGCCATCATAATCCTCTCGGTGTTAATGGCAGCTGCTTCCCTACAGCTGGTACGAGAGTCCATACAGAAGATCATCTCTATTGCCTCTGGGACCGCTGGACTTCCTGTAGTTGATATTCCTGTCTTTGCCATTGCTGGAGGAACTATTG GTGTTAAGTTTGTGCTGTGGTTGTTGTGTCGTCGTATCCCTTCACCATCAGTGCAGGCTCTGGCACTTGATCATCGGAACGACGTCTGCTCCAACTTTGTGGCCATAGCATGTGGCTACGTTG GATCAAGTGAGTTGAACCAACTGACTGGTATCTCTGACCTGAGTTATGTGGATCCAGCCGGCGCCATCCTGATCAGCTTGTACATTGTGTATAACTGGTGGAAGACTGGGGCAG AGCAAATCCGACTTCTGACAGGCTACACAGCTCAGCCAGAGTTTCTTAGCAAGTTGACATGGATCTGCATGAACCACCATAAAAAAATCTTGCACATTGACACA gtGAGGGCATTCCATTTCGGGAACAATTTCTTGGTTGAGGTTGACATTGTGCTTCCAGAAGCAATGTCAATGAAAGAGGCTCATGACATTGGTGAGCCGCTCCAGTTGAAGTTGGAGTCATTGCCTGAAGTGGAGAGAGCATTTGTACACTTGGATTATGAATATACACACAACCCGAAATCTGAGCACAAGATCGTTTGA